ttagaaaaaaaagcacttttgacaacaacaaaaaatgtttttgccttaaaagaagcttagccaaacaggctattagaaacactttttaaaagtttggccaaacacaaatttctgcttagaagtacttttcaaattattTAGCAAATTGTTTCTTACcagaagtacttttgagaaaaacacttatcaaaataagctaattttagaagcttggccaaccAGGCTATTAGTAGGGTTTAGAAACCACAACAAGATTTCTATTTTGACTTAGTTTCTTAAGTAGTATTTCCAATCCAATCAAAATATGACAACCCAAACCCTATATCCTTATATATCAACAGCACTGTAAGTTAAGATTGCCTTGTTAACAGAGTATCAGCTTGTTATCCCCACAAATGCATTGTTTCTTCCAATGGGAAGGGGGAATAACTTGGAGGGAACTTATTTTCTAATCAAAGTAGATAAATTATTCTCTTTTTTCTTGGGTCCATATTTCACGGTATAGAAAAGCCTACTAGAATTCTTCATATATGCAATCCAAGCATATGCAAAAGAAAATTAGACCAGTCATTAGTCTAGCAATCTTTGAATATGATACTCCATATAATTGCTTTCAAAATTCCAAAGGGaaatcaagaaaagaaaagattctGGAATTGTGCAAAAGATGACAATTAACAAGAGATAAGAAAGAAATTATTTCTCCATAGTTAAGAATGCTTATGATCTTGGGAGCAAAAATGGATGAACCATGGAAGATCAGACATCATAAAGTACAATTAAATTaagaggaaaaaagaaattaTATTCAGAAGTTTCACACTGGCGCCTAAATCTAGACATGGATGCAAACAAAGTTTAACAGGGCAATTAAGGGGGCGCTAAAGCGAGAACTGAACACATATTACCAAAAATGCTTCCCAGGCAGCCAACAATCTTCAGTGCACAAACTACAACAGTACAAGCCCAAGTTCTGATGATCTTAAAACATGCTTTAGTCGATAGTTGTAGAGATAGTAGTGGAGTTTCCCATCACCAGGGCCAAACTTAAGTTCCTTCAAGAAAGTTTCGTTATGCATAACATCTAGGGCGTTGAAAACGTCAAAATCCTTTTGCTTTGCCACAATGAGGGCATCATTCATCAACTGAATCCATGGAGTCTTAGTGGAAACGTTGTAATAAGAATAAGCAGCCTTCAGAGTGGAATAATTCTGATTACCAAGAATCGATGAAGGAAGTGTGTAAAAACTACAGAAGTCCGTGATTTCATGAGTCTCGGGGCTTTCAACCAGATAGCTGTCAACAACATCCTCCTTTGGCAGAAGCCAGTGTTCCACGTCATTTTCATCAAAATCAGGTGCAACTGCAAACTGCTTCAAGTAATTCCTAAGCAACCGAGTAACGGCGGGAACATCATGGGGCTCCATCTTTCTGAACCCAGGTGTGACAGTCTGATCAGGTAACTTATAAAGCTTTATTGTGCGGCTCATTGTCATTCTCGGGCCAAGCCTAGAAAACCCAACATCGATAAGCTTCTTTGGATTCAAAGATCTATGCCAATATTGACATGTTGATATAGGTGTCGGAAGGACCACCCCAGCTGTATAAGCAGCTTGCCAAATATTCTCCAAGTGAACTCTCCTCGTGACCTCCTTTATCATGACAGGAGCAAGTCTTTTTGATCTAAGCTTCTTATGAACACACAGAAAGTTTATCTCTGCCATGACCACAACAGTATCTCTAGCGCGTATCTTTGCCGGTACCCCTGTAATAAAAGCAACCAATTTCTTCGAGGTCTTCACTCTGACTCCAATGTGCCAGCTCTTGTAGTAACCCGGAGGATGAAGTGCCCATCGAAGAAATTCCTTTGAGTAATTGAACCTAAACATGTTCTCATCATCTTCGACATAATTGTTTGTTAGAAGAACATAGACCTCATTACACATATCTTCGGAGTCCAAATCACAGGTGGTCCACTCATATGGACTAGGAAGATTGTAAGGCTCCTGCTTAACTTCAGATAAGGGTGTTGGAGGTTCAATAGGACCTTCGGGCAAGCTTGTATCTCCAAGATCCTTAAACTGGCCCACTGGTTGAGTCTCCCAAAACTTATGCTTCTTCGCCAGTGAGAGAGATTCTTGCACCTGTCGTGCTAAGGAATCAATTGATACCTCATTACAGCTCTCTGGAGATAAGTTATTATCAGAAGTGACGCTATGGTTCTCAGTTGCCTTACTGTCGTCAGCCATTTTCCCAACTTCAATATATTATTCTCTGCCATAACGTCATAAATTAAAATCCAGCACTAAGTATAAAACGCATAAGCAACATGGAGAACATATTAGCAAATACATACGAGATTTACGGCATACATGCGGGTAGAGTCCATGAGCTCTAATAAAGGTACTACAGCAGAAGGTGTATAATGGACATTAAGTCAGTAAAATGCAGAGTACTGCTGCACCCACTACTTCCTTGAGAAATGGGTTCGGACCTATATGCATGTACGTAATAATCACAACTATATATGCACAGAGACCGAGCTGAACACAATACCACAGAAAGATACCATTATTCCAACAGCTAGAACCTTCTTTGATCTAAAGATATAGATTCTTGATTCCTAATTGCTGTGACGCGTAAAATACTAAAAAAGAAATCATAATCAAAATACTGGAAAGAAAAGAGTAAACAAGGAATCTTGTATTTGCTACTCGAGATGAATAGAAAACGTCCTGACAAACaataaaagggcagcccggtgcattaagctcccgctatgcgcggagtCCGGGGAAGGACCGGACCACAAGGGCCTATCGTACGCATcattaccctacatttctgcaagatgCTTTTTACTCGGCTCGAACCTGTGGCCTCCTGGTCACATGgaagcaactttaccagttacgccaaggctccccttcaaacACTATTTGAGTTATATGTGTTCCCGTGTGAGTTTGCACATCAATTAATGCATGATTTAACTATAATTTCAAATCATATTCAAGTTTCCCTATCTGAGAATAAAATAAGCTCAATTGTAACTGTTGACGAGGATAGCAAAGCTGTTTTCCAAGCTGAATTCCACATTATCAACGTAAGCCTGATCAAGCATCAACTTTTCATTACTGTTCTAAAATCAGTTTTACATAATCTAATAGTAGTGAAATAttggaaaccaaaaaaaaaaatcaaaatttcacCATTGAATTACGATATTCACCCTAACAAACAGTAAGTCAAACTTAAGCAGTGTCTACTGGTAGCATAAAGGTGCAAAATATAGCAAAAATTCAGTTCCGTAAGATCTAAATCATAATAAATAAATTTCTCCCTAAAAACGCAAAAAGAAAGATAAAGTATCAATGCGAATATACAGAAAAAAATTGGAAATCGAACCTTGTCAATGTTTAGTGATACAATAGGGTGACCGAGATCTATCGTTTCAGAAAGTGATTGATTGAGAGCATCTGAGACTGAGAGGGCAAAAAATATCGAATAGATTTACTTTAGAGAGAGAGAGCACCTAGCATAGGAACCAACGATTATGAACTGGATCTGGAAACTGTAAATGGGCCTTTGTCCAGTATTCTACTTTTGGGCCGGATGAACTTGGATCCATTATGTtgtgtaaaaatagcacggtatagccagttttcggactggtcattcaaaaatagccagcgtttacgaagtcaataaaaaataaccactatttttcTGCAACAGAGaccagtccagcataatatactggagttcggtgcacctgtgtatcaactccagcatattatgctggaccggtatactttgctgactccagtataatatactgaagactggagcaccggtgctccaaactccagtatattatactggacaattatacttgctggaactccagtatattatgttggagttctagtgtacttatgctggaactccatcatattatgctggaactccagtataatatgctggagttcaagcatacttatactggaattccagtataatgtactggcgtattttccgggttttaaacaatgttttcgctcagatttatctttacatgaaaagtggctaaatttcgattacttttgaaactggcctatttttgaataaccagttataaatctggctatttttgaatttctcccttatGTTGTACTTCATTCATTCATTTCATTAAGTTCGGGCATATATAATACCAAATCATTTCATTTTAGTGATTCTTTAATTTACTTAAAATAAATTTACGTATTTAAAACTCACATAAAACTAATATAACTCATAATTTTGTATAATTTAAAATGTTTCACAAAGTAAGAAATCTTCTTGTCAAAGAAAAAACTATCGACTCACTAAAACAATAAGAGTGTCGCATAAAATGCAAGAATTACATACATTTTCATGCCATTCAAATCTGAGAGTATATCAAATACTTCTGACTAATTTGATTTAGAACTTTAGATTATGAGAATCATTTCCAATTATCCAAATTAAGAGAAAACTTATTGATGTAATATTTAGTAATTAATGGGAAGAACTTCTTAATTCGATACATAATCACTAATTATGATTAATAACTAGTTAataggaaaaaataataaaataaattgaaataATTATTCAGCTCAAACAAGCTTTCTAAATCCTGGTAATAAAGCGGTAGGTAATGATAAAAACCAGTAAGGAAATGTAAATCATTGAATTACTTGATCCAGCTGTAGGCTGTAGTAATAGAAGGATTTGCTGTAGCTTTTCAGAAAGTAACTCCTCATTTTGTGATATTATCTTCCTTTCTGCCGTcgagacctctctataacagttaTCATTTATAACGACACTTCATTATAATGATTAAATTTTCTTTGGAACAATTTTTTATGTTaggttataatatatattctttATAACAGCACTTCACTATAATATCcaaaaaatataagaacaaaCGAGACTGAGAGATTTGATTGTACCGTGTATTATTAATTAGAAAGTCTTTAATTATTGTTTTTTACCATACTTTTAGAGTTCCTTATGTAAATGCTAAAGTACGGTATATGCATATTTCATGACCTGtcgtttattttctttttttagtggGAATGGATTTCTAATATTTTCCTTTATCTCTTTAGTTCAAGTGTTCTCTTGGAAAACTCTCGTGGATTGTTAGTAAATTTGTTATTATCTTAGCGCCGAAGGCCAAATATACTCTTTTACTATGagaaaatattaaatatatatttcgttatattttgggttcaaatatacttCGGCCGTAATACTATTAGTTCAAATATACCTTCTTCTGTTAAGTTTGTCTAAGTTGAACATCGAATCATACGTGACACTGatatttgatgaggtggatgccaCATGCATGAATTGCCACCTCAACGCCTCTAATCCATTTTACCCACATGGGGCGAGAGGTGGCAATCCATGTGACATCCACATCATCAAATATCAGTGCCACGAAGGATTGGATGTCCACTTTGGACAAACTTAACGGGAAAAGAATATATTCGAACCAATATTATAACAACAGGGGTatatataaacttaaaatataacgaATGGTACATTTAAGTCTTTTTTGATAGTACGGGATATATTTGGCCATTTTCCGTTATCTTAATGATGTAATTATGGGTTTAAATTATAATACAATATGAGCAATGTCAAGAAATTTTACTCTAATCAAACTTATACGCTAGTGTAAAACTTTACTAATACACTATTTACGTGGGGGGGAAAAACAGCAAACGAATTGCATGAAATGTTGTGTTGACACCTGTCTTCAGACCCGTTTTATATGCTTTTAGAAAGACTTTTGCCTCGTTTCTTCAGCTCCTCACTCAGACCCCATCTTGATAGCTCTATCAAACAGAAAATTTTCTGTTTAATTCTCAGTTTTGCTAAAGTTATTATCATCGTCATTCCGAGGTTTGAACTCATTAAATCttgtctttttcttcatttttgcatGTTAATTACATCTCATTTGTTTGTTAATTAACGTTGCCTTCTGGATTATATCTGTTTGTTGTCGAATGTTTTGTCTTCTGATCGCTGAGAAAATCATGGAGAAATTTGCTACAAACTCTTTAATTCTTTCATTTACATTGTTTTGGGATGTATTTCTTGTCGATCTTATTTTGTTGGCTTTGGAACATCGGAGAGTGGAGAAGATCAACCTTTTCATTAGGTGCAGACAGTGGCGAAACCAGGCATTTCGTTAAGTGTGTTCAAGATTTAATTTAGATGTAtaaaaaattgtaatttttaattCATATACATGCACTATAATTTTTTGTAAATATACAGTACAATTTTACGATGAAGGGTGTTCAACTGATTATCCTTCATTATATGTGGCTACACCATTGGGTGCAGAGAAAGCACTTAGTTGTGGTAATGCAGAGTGTTGTATGTTCTGTTCGCGACAGATACTATTAGAGGAAATGTTTCCTCTTTTTGATCATGTTGATTGTTGTGTTTGTGAGATTCTGATAAGTTTCAGAAGATATATAGTTATTGAAATGAATGAGATCTGTAGTTTAAGGTTCGCAAAAAGTATCCATTTTGTGTAGTTTGTGAGATCCATTAAAATAGGAGCGATGTAACAAAAATTCTTTTTGTCTGTTAAGGTTTACAGAATCATATTTGTTTTGGGAGGGTTGACAAGAATCAATCATTTTGAGATTCTATTTCACTTATTGGTTCAACATTTTGATCTATGGGCGATACTAGTATTTACTGATGCATAAAGTACGTACATTACAGTCATGGCACGTTTGGCACCAGATGGAGCTCAATTTGATGCCCGTCAATATGATTCTAAGATGAACGATTTGTAAGTTATCATGAGATTCATTGCACAATACTAACATTAGCTTTTTCCTTGAATCATTaccatttttatatatatttgtttgcttgctcAGTGAACGGCTGAAACTTGCACTTGTCTCTATTATTACTTATATGGTGCAGACTTGCCGCTGATGGAAAAGATTTCTTTACATCATATGACGAAGTTTATGACAGTTTTGATGCTATGGGTCTGCAAGAGAACCTTCTCAGGGGCATTTATGCCTATGGTACTGTGTGTAGACCTTTTAATTTTCTCTAGTACGGAAATTCTTTCGATTTTGCTTTTTATTCTGATAAGCAGTCCATTATTCACAAAAAGTCGATGCGTCCAGCTGATTTTTAGTAGGTTCTTGTTCAGAAGTACCATTTAAT
Above is a window of Nicotiana tabacum cultivar K326 chromosome 8, ASM71507v2, whole genome shotgun sequence DNA encoding:
- the LOC107821769 gene encoding glycylpeptide N-tetradecanoyltransferase 1-like, giving the protein MADDSKATENHSVTSDNNLSPESCNEVSIDSLARQVQESLSLAKKHKFWETQPVGQFKDLGDTSLPEGPIEPPTPLSEVKQEPYNLPSPYEWTTCDLDSEDMCNEVYVLLTNNYVEDDENMFRFNYSKEFLRWALHPPGYYKSWHIGVRVKTSKKLVAFITGVPAKIRARDTVVVMAEINFLCVHKKLRSKRLAPVMIKEVTRRVHLENIWQAAYTAGVVLPTPISTCQYWHRSLNPKKLIDVGFSRLGPRMTMSRTIKLYKLPDQTVTPGFRKMEPHDVPAVTRLLRNYLKQFAVAPDFDENDVEHWLLPKEDVVDSYLVESPETHEITDFCSFYTLPSSILGNQNYSTLKAAYSYYNVSTKTPWIQLMNDALIVAKQKDFDVFNALDVMHNETFLKELKFGPGDGKLHYYLYNYRLKHVLRSSELGLVLL